Genomic DNA from Paracoccus aminophilus JCM 7686:
GAAGGCTGGGTCCGCGCGATCACGCCCCGCGAAGAGCGCCCCGAGTCGATCGGCATCATCGGTGCGGGCCCGGGCGGTCTGGCCGCCGCCGACCGGCTGCGCCGTCTGGGCTATCAGGTCACGGTCTATGATCGCCACGACCGCGCCGGCGGCCTGCTGATCTATGGCATTCCGGGCTTCAAGCTGGAAAAGGACGTCGTCGAGCGGCGCAACAAGCTTTTGGCCGATGGCGGCGTCGAATTCGTGCTGAACACCAATATCGGCGAGGATATCAGCTTTGACGCGATCCGGGGCCGCCATGATGCGGTGCTGATCGCGACCGGCGTCTACAAGACGCGCGATCTCGATATCGACAATGCCAATGCGCGCGGCATCGTGCGCGCGCTCGATTATCTGACCGCCTCGAACCGCGTCGATCTTGGCGATGAGGTCCCGGATTTCGAGGATGGCGAGCTCAATGCCAAGGGCAAGCGCGTCGTCGTCATCGGCGGCGGCGACACCGCGATGGATTGCGTGCGCACGGCGATCCGTCAGGGCGCGCAGTCGGTGAAATGCCTCTATCGCCGCGACCGCGCCAATATGCCCGGCTCGCAACGTGAGGTGCAAAATGCCGAGGAAGAGGGCGTCGAATTCATCTGGATGACCGCGCCCGGCGCCTTTGAAGGCCATGTCACCGGCGAGGCCGCCACTGCGGAAGAACGCGATGTCGACGGGCTTTACGGCGTTGCGGCGGTCCGGGTCCAAAAGATGCGCCTGGGCGCGCCCGATGTCACCGGCCGCCAATCGCCCGAGCTGATCCCCGGCGCCGATTACCACGAACCGGCCGAGCTGGTCATCAAGGCGCTTGGCTTTGAGCCCGAGGAGATTCCGCGGCTCTGGGGCGTCGACGGGTTGGAAGTGACCCGCTGGGGCACGATCAAGGCCCATTTCCAGACCCACCGCACCAGCCTGCCCGGCGTCTATGCCGTCGGCGATATCGTGCGCGGCGCAAGTCTGGTCGTCTGGGCGATCCGCGACGGTCGCGAGGCCGCCGACAGCATCGTCGAATATCTGGGCTCGACCAGCCGCGT
This window encodes:
- a CDS encoding NAD(P)-dependent oxidoreductase; the protein is MATQRMLKFVTVGRQMPEKREAADRSQDFHEIYREFAAAKATEQASRCSQCGVPYCQSHCPLHNNIPDWLRLTAEGRTEEAYLLSQETNTFPEICGRICPQDRLCEGNCVIEQSGHGTVTIGAIEKYITDTAWEEGWVRAITPREERPESIGIIGAGPGGLAAADRLRRLGYQVTVYDRHDRAGGLLIYGIPGFKLEKDVVERRNKLLADGGVEFVLNTNIGEDISFDAIRGRHDAVLIATGVYKTRDLDIDNANARGIVRALDYLTASNRVDLGDEVPDFEDGELNAKGKRVVVIGGGDTAMDCVRTAIRQGAQSVKCLYRRDRANMPGSQREVQNAEEEGVEFIWMTAPGAFEGHVTGEAATAEERDVDGLYGVAAVRVQKMRLGAPDVTGRQSPELIPGADYHEPAELVIKALGFEPEEIPRLWGVDGLEVTRWGTIKAHFQTHRTSLPGVYAVGDIVRGASLVVWAIRDGREAADSIVEYLGSTSRVAAE